Below is a genomic region from Triticum dicoccoides isolate Atlit2015 ecotype Zavitan chromosome 5A, WEW_v2.0, whole genome shotgun sequence.
attaaccTAGACTTaataaaaaaatcctatgatgtaaATTAAAGGGCATCTTTTTTTTTATTTCTATGCATaggatttgatatacatgtcatttcATTTCCTATGATTTTTCTATTCTTATGATTTTCCAATCTATGAACCGAAGGAGGCCTATGCATAGCGTAGCGTATCCAACCGAGTCTCCACAGATATCTTGGTTTCGTTGGGGCCAAGCCAGGTCAACTACCCGATTCTCCCTCCTTTTAATACTCGAATCGCAGTCTCATCAAAGGCACTTCACGAATCACCGGCATCGTCGCGCGCGCTAGCTAGCTTTGGTGCCATCGATAATTCGACTCCCCGCATTCACATGGCGCCGCCGGCCGTCGTGGGTTTCTCCGACCTGCCGACGGAGGCGCTGGACGAGATCGCCTGGCGCTCCGGCCCCCTCGACAACGTGCTCTGCTCCGCCGTCTGCAGGTCCTGGCGCCGCGCGCTCAGGACCGCGCGCCTCGGCCGCCTCCAGGAGCCGAACCGCCCGCACAGCATATTCCTGCATACCGAGGCGCGCGAGGTCGTCTTGGAGGTCAGCTCCATCCATCGCCGCGTTCCCGCTGCCTCGCTTCACCGACTCGTCACGCAGCTGGAAGCAGCAGGAGGAGCTCCGGACCGAGCTCCTCTCCAattacaaggacatgttccacaaggCGGCGCTCGCTCCGGGGCGCCGGCTCGGCACCTACGCCGTCATGCTCATCCACAGCGACGGCCGCGGCCTCTCGTTCCTGCGGCCCGGGGACAGTTCCTGGAGGACGGCGCGCTCCGCGAGGGCCACGCCGCACAGGTACCTCGACGTCGTCTTCCACAAGGGCGCGTTCTGCACGCTCAGCAGCTTCGGCGAGGTGAACGCCTGGACGCCCGACGGCGGGGGCGGCCTGCGGACGAGGCGGCTCACGGACCAGCGACCGGAGCAGCTGGCGTGGGCCGTCCTCGCCGAGTCCGTGTCGCGCCACGACCTTCTCATGGTGAGCACCATGGATAGGCCGATGTGCTATGAGCGCCGGCCGCTGTGCTGTCCGCGCCGTCGGCAGCACTTCGAGGTGTCCCGCTGCGACGAGCGCCAGCGCAGGTGGCTCCCCGTGAAGGACATTGGGGAGACGGCCATCTTGGCCGGGAGCCAGTGCAGCCTGTGCCTCCCCTCGACTCGCCGGGAGCAGCAACCACATCTACTTTGCTTCGGACTGTGCGACGAGCAACATCAAGTGTGATTACGGAAACCCTGACTACTACCGCATGCCGATTGCGGCCGAGAGCTTGGCCGGTAGGGAGATATCCGGCTGGACTTGGTTTCTACCTTACGTTGCACGATTAGACTATGGAGCTTCTTGAGATGTCAAAAAGAAAAAGATTGGGCTTGTTGATGTATATACAGCGGGGCATCATGCACACGCTCTATTGATTCAGTCTGCATACATTTGCTTACTCTAGTTTTTCCTTTTGAGGGGTATTGCTTACTCAAGCTAATTGATTGATGTCCGTTGGATTCATGTGTCTTCCTACAAATTGTGAACCTGTGATTGGGAAATACTCCCTTTGATCcataaactaaaaccacgacacttattatgGATTGGGTTGAGTAGCTGATAATTTAGTTTCTTGAAATTCATCACCTTCTGGTTAGTCTGTTTTGTTGCTCCACCTCCCGGCCGAGCAGTCCTCCCAGGGCCTTAAGCTTAAGCTTGCCAGCGGACCGCGGCCAACTTTGCACCAGCTCACTCGGTCGCGCGCTTGCTTTGCCAAcgggtattttttttctttttcttttgctgttGATCTGGTAGGAAAAAGCGGTCCGGTTTTAATTGTCATATCAAAAAATACTTACGGATGTTTGAAAAGTTCTAATTTGAAAAAGGTTATAAATATGAAAAAGTCCATGAATTTGAAGATACTGTAGTTCATAAGAAAAGTTCAATTGAAAAAGAAGTTTGCGAACTCAGAAAAGTTTCATGCACAAATTAAGGAAAAACATtgcgaatttgaaaaatgttcacaaatttgaaataagttcatgaatttgagaatgttgaggaatttgaaagaGAAGGTCATGAACTAGAAAAAAGTTCAGGCATTTAAAAAAAATCACGGATTTGAAAAATATTcgtgaatttggaaaaagttcatgactTTTTACAAATTTTTTAAAAATCGTGTATTTAAAGAaggaaaaagcaaaaaacaaaattaaaccaaataaaagcaaaagcaaaaaaacactgaaaactgaCGAAACCTTCTAGCAACCATAATGTGAGAAGAAGAAAAGATGAGCATGTGGTATGAAGAATTAAATGGGACAAAGCCCAAGGTTTAACCGGGTTTGCACCTTCTTCCAAAACAATAGAAAGTAGCGCCTCAAGCGTTGAATAGGGTTTGCCTTCCTAACCGATTTGGTTCCTGTCCATTATCTTCTTTTCCTGTTCAAGGCAACTCGTAAACGGCGTCTTAAGCGCCCGTTTCTTCAATTTTCGCAAGCCGGCGCACCCCaatcctcctccccccccccctccccccgcgtgTGCGCGCTGAGTCGGCCCATTTACTCCTTTTCTGTTTTAAACTACAAGAAAGTTTGTGTGACGTGTGATTCGAACCCATGACTTCCTCGATCAGTGTAAGCCGACATAAAAAACCGGCCACGACAGCTTGTGTTATTATTTACATCTTTTTTCCTATTTAATCCTTTTCTTTATTTCCCAGTTCCTTTTTCTTTATTTCAAAATGTGTGAACTTTTTTATCAAAATGTATGGAGTttatttcaaattgatgaacttttctttaaattgatgattttcttttcaaaaacctttcttaaatttgatgaactttttgaaCATTGATGGTTTTTTTTATTTGATGACCTTTTTTAAAATTGGATAAACTTTTTtagaatcgatgaactttttcaaatttgatgaccctttttcaaattttatgaacttttatagaaaattgatgaacttattttcaaaataGAGGAACTTTTCATGAATGTTGTGAAATTTTCTTAAAAATGATGACCTTTTtcccaaaatcgatgaactttttccagatggatgaacttttttccaaaatcaaTGAAATTTTCTTCAAATGGATGAATTGTTTTATAAAATCCATAAAATGTTTTTTATTTCACATTTTTTTCATAAGTATTGAAAAAACAGGCAATTTTTTTCTACCAGATCAACAACACAAAAATGAAAAACTTGGTTATTTACCAAGAGAGCGAAGCTAGCGGGGCATGGGAGCGAACTCTGGTGGGCCGCGGCCCCCTTGGGGTGTGCTTGAGCACCGACACACATTTCTGGCGCTGAAGGTGCCCTATAGACCCTCACAAAAAAAGGTACCCTATAGGAGCACCCCTTATTTGATTGGCCTAGTTCAGTCAATGATTGTTGGGTGTAGTTGGGTTGGGTTTGTTTGATAGTAGTTGTGCAGGGCATAAAAACAGAGAAAAGGACAATACATGTCATTGTGGAAAGAGAATATTAACGGGTCTAAAAAGGCCAACTAGTGGAAGGAGAATTGGGCCACCAAGGCCCAATAGGGGAGGCACCCCTTTTCCCTTGGTGGGAGGCCCAATTGGAGAGGGGGGGGGACTCCTTCCCCCTTGGCTGGCGCAAGGGGAGGAGAGTCCTCCCCGCTCCCCTTGTGGCGTCCCTCCTCTCCTCTAACCTACATATAGTAGAGGTTCTCGACACTTTTGGATACATAAATTTTGGTGCCTCCTCTAGTCATAGTTCTAATTAATCTAATTAGGACTAGACCTAGATCCTCTAATATTCATAATTAGAAGCCcattgtggttctaatctcctccctctaattctctagcgacgattagctctggacaGCGAAGCGCTGCCTGATCGTGAAGACCATACGCTTGCAACTaaatagagaggtcgtgcttttggTCTTTCATTCGAGGGATCGTTCATCtatggttcgagggactccaagtatgatctacaccaaCTCGTCTAGTTCTGCTACTACTCGAAGTCGGTAACGATCGTTATCCTAACCGttaatgcatcttcatattgttcctgggtgatcgtAAGACGAATTTTTTGTTTTCCACTATCCCAACAAAATGCAGGTATGCCCTTCTCAGTTTATAGACAATATTTCTGGCGTTATAAATTTTAAGTTGTTATTTTTCCCTAATCCTGGTTTGTCAGGGGGTATTTGCTGGGTATGTATGTTGATTTCTTATCATATTTTGGAGGAGGATATGGGCAATTTTATGTTAGAGCCTTGGTCATGTCTAAAATTACTAGTGAGTTGTGTACTTTTATGTCTGTGTATGGTGTTGCCCAGCCTAGAAATAAAGACATTTTTCTTAATAGAACGGGTCCATGTGCTTAACAGTAGAACCTTACGTTATGTGGTCGGGTGATTTTAATATCAATAGAAAAATTAGTGAGAGTGGTAGGAGGAAAAACTTTCTTAATTGTCTAATACAGAATAATGAGTTGAACGAGTTAGAGTTAGATGGTAGATGTTTCACTTAGTCTATTATCAGGAGAATCCCATTATGGAAAAATAACATAGGACATTAATTTCTATAGAATGGGGAATTTAATTTCCTATGGTATTTGTTAAGACCTTGCCTACAATTTTGTCAGATCATACTCATTTGGTCATGGATGTTAATACCACAAAAGTGCAGAAAAATAATATTTTTCTTGTTGGAATTACGTTGGTTTTAGGCCTAATGTAGATGAAATTGTGATTAAATGTTGGAATACCATTTTTTGGCAGTACTAGATGGATAAATAGCAGAACAAGAATAGAAATCTTAGGTGGGTGTTGAGAGGGTCGAATATATTAGAGGTAATATCACCAGGAGTCATAAAACTTGCGCTCAATGTTCAGTTTGGTGCTAAAACTTTAAAAATACGGATTTATGGTCACATAACTTGTCCCCGCGTGCATATACGGTGCTTCCTCTCGTATCCAGCCACATGGCCTGTCAACATGGCGTGCCAGCCCGGTGAAGGCCCACTTGTCAGTGGTTGGGAATGCACAAGGCACTAGGTGACCATAGCACGCTGGATTTTTTACAGAGAACTCCCTCACAATTTATTTAATGCGCACAAAGCCCTCAAATATAATGAAAAAAGATGGCACACATGGGGTTCAAACACGGGACCTGTCAATAAAATAGTCCGCCATACATCATTCCATCAGTGCCGATTGACGTTCAATATGATCAACTAAAATTCGTTTAATCACAAACAGAAGCCCCAACGCGAATTGAGTGACAAAAAAGGGTGGCCCAGCAGATTCAATCTCTCAACCTCAAGCATGGACACACTGCAGCTAAACGCTACACTAAGTACCAACCAATGCCTGTAAAGAGAGAAGCTCGATTTTATATATTGTCCACGACCACTACTCGTATTCAGGTTCTTTTTCTCTCAGACCGAATTTTCGACAACTGATCAGTCCCCAGAAAATTTGGCGGTCCCCCGAAAAAATGTTGTTGCCCGAAATTTTGAATTTAAACAACAAAAACAATGTCAAATATAATAACTTTTGTGTGCATACAATATCATAATGGCATAGTTAACTTAGTGGCAGGGGCCGCGATTCTATTCCTTGTATTGTgaaatatttttttctttattcatgCTCATTTATAAAAATGGTCTCGAACTATAACAATGAATTGAACATGCAAACTTCTATATAAGAGAGGAGTTGAGCTGACCACTGTAACAGGAGTCACTTTCTTTTTGCTAAATTAAATATATTTAGACGATAAAAAGAATTGAATtcaaaattcatttcaaagttttggTAGATAAAAACTGGAATTGCCAAGATATTTTGAAACCCGGATTTTTTCCAACCCTCTCGAAAAAAATGGAACAAAAAATTCTCGCTCATGACAAAGTTTGTACGGTATGGATTAAACATTATACATTTCGAAACAGTTTTCTTAATTGCTTTTTGGTGAAAAAAGGTGAGATTTTCCGGTATCCAGTTTTTACTAGCCGAACCTGGGAAAAACAGAATCTAGGAAGAACTGCGTCTAATATAAAATCAGGTTTACCTCTTTACAGTAAGGAATATGTAGTTGGTGTAGTGGTTTGCTTGTGCATGGATGTACCCGAGGTGTATGGAGTTAAAATCCCTGTGCGTGtactttttattttcatttttcacaCCACCTCATGCTGACAAGTGGGACACACAGAGGGGATTATGCTCAATTAAACTAATTAAATACAAGCAAAGGGTGCATCTGCAAAGAAAAAATGCGGCGACCTGTTTCGGTCACTAACAATGGGCCGTAGTCACACTGGGGTGCCACGTAAGCGTGTGATACGTCTGAGTATGACCAAAGTGACCGTATTTGCACAAGAACGCAAGTTGAATGACCATAAATCCGTATTTTTAAAATTTTAGCACCAAACTAAACATCGAACATAAGTTCTATGACTTCCAATGATATTACCTCAATATATTATGAGACGAAGGGAGTAGCTAGGGCCAAAGGGTACCTTAACAGCCATGAATTTGCAGCCCTAACTGATATGGACACCGAAGTAGTTCCCGTAATAACCAACTAACTGATGTGCCCGCAGAGAAGCATGTGGAAATTTCGTGACCCGAATCCGGGTAGGATGCGATCGACACAAAGCGGTGGAAATAGTCGGCCTCTCCACGTTTCCACCACATCCATGTATTGCCGCGACGGCGACGCAAACCCAAAACGTGTGCTGTGCTTTTCAATCCACCGCACCCAGCCCTGCCCCCCGATCAATCTGCGGTTGTCAACGCTCATCGGGAGTACATATATACCTGCCGTGCGCCACCGCTTTCTTCCCTAGCTACTCCAGTTCGCTTTCTCCCAAAGTATTCTTTTCTTCGCACAGAGCGAGACAGAAAGAGAGGCCGAGATGAAGCTGGTGTGGTGCCCGGAGACCGCGTCCCAGGCCTTCATCGCCGGCGTCAGCGCGCTGTCAGACTCCGAGCACGGCCCCGCGGGGTCGGcgggcgtcgccgagctcgtctccGCCATGGTCGGGGGATGGAACGCGCAGCTCGTCGCCGAGGCGCCGGAGGTCTCGGCTCCCGACTCGGCCACCACgagcctcgccctcgccgccgccgccgggcgcaCGGGAGGCCGCTACGCCCGCGTGCTGCCGGACGAGGACGCGGACCGGTCCATGGCGGAGCTGGAGGGCGTGGACTTCTTGGTGGTCGACGCTCGGAGGCGGGACGGGGCGGCCGTGCTGGCGGCGGCCAGGCCTGGGCCGAGAGGGATGGTGGTGGTGCGCCACGGCGACGGGAGGCGGCCTGGCACGAAGGCGCTCGAAGCGTCCATGGCGGCAGGCACGAGGGTAGTGCGGTCCGTGTACCTGCCGGTCGACAAGGGCGTCGAGGTCCTCCACGTCGGCGTAGGCAAGGGGCCGAGCCTACAGTGCCGGCGCAGCCGGAGCGCGTCGAGCCGTTGGATCCGGCACGTCGACCACAAAACCGGCGAGGAGCACCTCTTCCGCCGGCCGTAAATTCAACCGCTAGCTTTCCTGTACATCAATCGGTGGTTGTAGACTAGCTAGGTGGCCATGGTCATGGTGTCCAGATTCTTTGAATCTGCCGGCATGTTTAAGCTAAGAGGGAGGGAAACTGCGGTGAGCCATCgtgtaaataaataaaaataacccGCCAACTGGCTGGTTTTCTAGCTCCAATGTGAATGATCTTCTTCTTGCTGCTCTAGAAGAGTTCCTTTGATGTGATACTGAATCATCCATCCATGTTGATGATTTCCTAAGTTCAACATCGTAGTTCATCGTTTGCTTTAAGTGTGTTCTTTGTGTTGAACTTAGTGAAAACATCTTCAAAACGTAGTATAATCGATCTAACTAGAAGGTGCCGCGCCACTCTTTATTCATAGTGCCGACAACGCAAGGGACCTCTCACTTNNNNNNNNNNNNNNNNNNNNNNNNNNNNNNNNNNNNNNNNNNNNNNNNNNNNNNNNNNNNNNNNNNNNNNNNNNNNNNNNNNNNNNNNNNNNNNNNNNNNNNNNNNNNNNNNNNNNNNNNNNNNNNNNNNNNNNNNNNNNNNNNNNNNNNNNNNNNNNNNNNNNNNNNNNNNNNNNNNNNNNNNNNNNNNNNNNNNNNNNNNNNNNNNNNNNNNNNNNNNNNNNNNNNNNNNNNNNNNNNNNNNNNNNNNNNNNNNNNNNNNNNNNNNNNNNNNNNNNNNNNNNNNNNNNNNNNNNNNNNNNNNNNNNNNNNNNNNNNNNNNNNNNNNNNNNNNNNNNNNNNNNNNNNNNNNNNNNNNNNNNNNNNNNNNNNNNNNNNNNNNNNNNNNNNNNNNNNNNNNNNNCCCCAACCCCACCCCATCCCACCAACCCACACACAACGACGACAAAATTTGATAGAGACCATCACCGGCCCTTTCACACACATGCCAGCCATATACACATGCAACTCACCACATCCCAACAGTGCACACGTACTAGCACCGGCACGTAAGGCGCAAAGAACCTTTGACACACATGCTGACCATGCACATAGACAACTCATCACATCCCGGCAACGCACTCACACCAGTATTGGCACGTAAGATGCAAAGAGTCATACACACGCCACACATACTTGCAAGTAGGCACAACCCTACGGAGTTGATCATCCACTTACGGCCGGGGCCAGCGGTGCGCTAGCCCCAATGCACCCCAATCTTTTTCTAGGGGGCTCTATAGTTCAATCAACATTTAAGAATTGACTAACTTGATGACTATGATAATAAATATTACCGTAATTGGCTAGCTTCTAGCTCCACTGTGAATCATATTCTCTTTGTTTCTCTAGAAATTAAGTGCATTTCTTCCAAAATTACAGTATAATTGATATGAGTAGAAAGTGGTGTGTGCTTTGCCGCGCCGCTCTTCGTTCGGGGGCCCTTTTCGTTGTcatatgttttctttctttttgtttgagAGGTGTTGATGACATATGCAGACGAGCAGAAGGTTGGCGGCATAAGGCAACAACGCATGACCGCCATCCACCTACCCACCAAAAGATGTAGAGATCAATGCCGTCACATTTTATACACGTATCAATCATGCACAGAGGCAACTCACCACGTCTCAGCAACACACTTGTACCGCCGCTGCCACCTTTTACACATGTGCCGAGCACAGAGGCAACTCACCATGTCCCGGTAGCGACACGCGAGACACAAAAAGCCATGCAAATGCGGGTGATGGGCAGGGTATATGGCATGCCACACATATCCGCACGtagcccattgatacgtctccaacgtatctataatctttgattgttccatgctattgtattatctgttttgaatattttatatgcattaatatgctattttatattatttttgggactaacctattaacctagagcctagtgccagtttttgtttttttccttgtttttgacttctacagaaaagaattatcaaacggagtccaaacggaataaatctttacgatgatttttgttggaccagaagacacctacgtgGCTTGGAGAGAGGGCCAGAAGAGTCACGAGGAGGCCACAAGTGCCCTAGAATCATCGTAAagctttattccgtttggactccgtttcatattccttttctgtaaaagtcaaaaataaggaaaaaataaaaactggcactaggctctaggttaataggttagtcctaaaataatataaagtagcatattaatgcatataaaacattcaaaccAAATAATATAATAGtataaaacaataaaaaattataaatacgttggagacgtatcaaatacatTTACAGATCCATACCTAGTAAGGAGATATTGAGAGTGAGAGAAACTGGCTACTACCATTGCTGACGGATGTGCGGATATTTAACAATAAGAATAAAAGCTTAGTGCAAAGGCTAAACTAACATCCAATGCTAAGCAAACTTATATATTGAATATTATTTTAAATGACAATATCTAATTAATAAGTTAGAATCACGACATAATATATCTATTTTGTGCAACATTCGGAATTTAGGGGTCAAGAAGTACAAGTGGGCCTTTGTGGCCAGGACTTGTGTGATTTTAGGACATGTGGCAATAATCCCAGAACTTTGGGAAATAAATCCTTAAGcttgcaaactctctctctctctctctctctctctctctctctctctctcaatttcCTTTTATAAATTATGAGGACACTATTTTGGAAACTATCAGTTCTAGTTGTTGACTTTCCCACACGAATATGAGAAAACATATTGTATCCACTCTAAAGAGTACGGAATTATCTTTTCCAGtgtactccctttgtaaactaatataagagcatttagatcactaaagtaaaatagtgatctaaacactcttgtaTTAGTTTACGAAGGGAGTACATGTTTCTTATTTGGCACCGCATGAGAAAACCGTGTTGGTCCAAAATTTAGATCTCTTGGCAATTTGGATTGAgtgcaaaacactcttgtattagttTACGAAGGGAGTACATGTTTCTTATTTGGCACCGCATGAGAAAACCATGTTGGTCCAAAATTTAGATCTCTTGGCAATTTGGATTGACTTCAACTCTTCTTTCCTTCAATTCTCTTGTTTTTTCCGCCTCAACCCAAACTGTAACATATCAAAGAAGGCTTTGGTAGTCTCCTAATGGTCATGTGAAAGTAAGATTCCACCTACACTTGGGCTACGTGAGCTTAATTTCTCAGGTACACCAATTTCTGGTTGTTATTGAAAACTCCTTGTGCAACCGTCACCTCCAAAAACATTATTTCACAAGGTAGATCGTAATCATGCACTGTTTGTTTCATTTGATAGTAGACTCGTACTTTATAACTATTCATATGTCGGTGCTTGAATATGTTTGATGTTGCTACCGaccttcctctctctcctcccgctgCACATGACCACATGAGCATGTTTCATCTTCCCCTTGGGCGTGTAAAGGTCAACAAGTATTCTACAAACATCATAAAAATGTAGTAGATGTGCTCCTTCATATATAACATGTGTACCCCCTccaatccaaaataagtgtcgtggttttagttcaaatgttGTTGCaacatttgaactaaaaccacgacacttattttggatcggagggggTAGTAAACAAGTTTTCGTTGTCATTAGGCTTAGTACAAGTTTTCAGCATATTTCTACTATTGAAGGGGGGTTGGCAGTGTCGCCTCCACTTCCCACCTGATTTTTCCTCCCACGTTCCCCACCCCCTTTGGTTTCATGTTTTTTTAACCTGAACCGATGCCATACAAAGTAAAAAACTAACATAAATATATTCGCTTGGAATAATCTAAA
It encodes:
- the LOC119297770 gene encoding uncharacterized protein LOC119297770; its protein translation is MKLVWCPETASQAFIAGVSALSDSEHGPAGSAGVAELVSAMVGGWNAQLVAEAPEVSAPDSATTSLALAAAAGRTGGRYARVLPDEDADRSMAELEGVDFLVVDARRRDGAAVLAAARPGPRGMVVVRHGDGRRPGTKALEASMAAGTRVVRSVYLPVDKGVEVLHVGVGKGPSLQCRRSRSASSRWIRHVDHKTGEEHLFRRP